A window of Zingiber officinale cultivar Zhangliang chromosome 5A, Zo_v1.1, whole genome shotgun sequence contains these coding sequences:
- the LOC121979275 gene encoding protein FD-like: MWSLEEQDRHHKGVSSSSSSSRCSPSSSVLPQTPKRRTMEELWKDISLNASPPPLDRHPVYHGRQADCFLRLPSMVLQDFLAGPLNRPLYQPQAAAKEPSLPPLETALSLNSAKEFLGEADQQANTQSNSSSNNTNGNGSISCDFSAVPPRPAALFSLCSRKRSTTEIHPGGADRHQKRMIKNRESAARSRARKQAYTIELEMEVSHLQEENAKLKKQNEELMKNQETVTKSGLRRTSTALF, encoded by the exons ATGTGGTCGCTGGAGGAGCAAGATCGCCACCACAAGGGggtgtcgtcgtcgtcgtcgtcgtcgaggTGCTCCCCTTCCTCCTCCGTGCTCCCCCAAACACCCAAGCGCCGCACCATGGAGGAGCTGTGGAAGGACATAAGCCTGAacgcctctcctcctcctctcgaCCGCCACCCGGTCTACCATGGCCGCCAAGCCGACTGTTTTCTGCGCTTGCCCAGCATGGTCCTCCAGGACTTCCTCGCCGGGCCGCTGAACCGGCCGTTGTACCAGCCGCAGGCCGCCGCGAAGGAGCCGTCGCTTCCGCCTCTCGAAACCGCACTCAGCCTCAACTCCGCCAAGGAGTTCCTGGGCGAAGCCGATCAGCAGGCCAACACGCAGTCCAATTCCAGCTCCAACAACACCAACGGCAACGGCTCCATCTCCTGTGATTTTTCCGCCGTCCCCCCTCGCCCTGCCGCGCTCTTCTCCCTCTGCTCGAGGAAGAGATCGACGACGGAGATCCACCCCGGCGGCGCCGACCGCCACCAAAAGAGAATGATCAAGAACCGAGAGTCCGCTGCTCGATCACGCGCGAGGAAGCAG GCCTACACCATCGAGCTAGAGATGGAGGTCTCTCATCTCCAGGAGGAAAATGCCAAGCTGAAGAAGCAAAATGAAGAG TTGATGAAGAATCAGGAGACGGTGACCAAAAGTGGCCTACGAAGGACCTCAACAGCGCTATTTTAA